In the Pseudomonas sp. ADAK2 genome, one interval contains:
- a CDS encoding rhodanese-like domain-containing protein, with amino-acid sequence MLDHLIAFATTHYLLAGIFVVLLALLIAHEMKGGGRSLSTGELTGLVNKDAGVVIDIRSTKDFAAGHIVGALNIPHDKLTARVGELNKHKDKTIILVDAQGQTAGTHARELLKAGFTAAKLSGGISSWKGDNLPLVK; translated from the coding sequence ATGCTTGATCACCTGATTGCATTTGCCACCACCCACTATTTGCTGGCCGGTATTTTCGTTGTTCTGCTGGCTCTGCTGATCGCCCATGAGATGAAAGGTGGCGGTCGAAGCCTGAGCACCGGTGAACTGACCGGGCTGGTCAACAAGGACGCAGGCGTGGTGATCGACATCCGTTCGACCAAGGATTTCGCCGCCGGCCACATCGTTGGCGCGTTGAACATTCCTCACGACAAACTGACTGCACGTGTCGGCGAACTGAACAAGCACAAGGACAAGACCATCATCCTGGTCGACGCCCAAGGCCAGACAGCCGGCACCCACGCCCGCGAACTCTTGAAAGCCGGCTTCACCGCCGCCAAGCTCTCCGGCGGGATTTCCAGCTGGAAAGGCGACAACCTGCCGCTGGTGAAGTGA
- the grxC gene encoding glutaredoxin 3, with protein sequence MSNVVVYSSDYCPYCSRAKYLLENKGVAFEEIKVDGKPQVRAAMAQKAGRTSVPQIWIGERHIGGCDDLFALERAGKLDAMLKA encoded by the coding sequence ATGAGTAACGTCGTCGTCTATTCCAGCGATTACTGCCCTTATTGCTCCCGAGCCAAGTACCTGCTCGAGAACAAAGGCGTGGCCTTCGAAGAGATCAAGGTCGATGGCAAGCCGCAGGTGCGCGCCGCGATGGCTCAGAAGGCCGGGCGAACGTCCGTGCCGCAGATCTGGATCGGCGAGCGCCACATCGGCGGTTGTGATGATTTGTTTGCCCTTGAGCGCGCGGGTAAGCTCGACGCCATGCTCAAGGCCTAA
- the secB gene encoding protein-export chaperone SecB, translating to MTDQQNTAASEEDTAPQFSLQRIYVRDLSFEAPKSPAIFRQQWEPSVGLDLNTRQKALEGDFHEVVLTLSVTVKNGDEVAFIAEVQQAGIFLIKNLDDASMSHTLGAFCPNILFPYARETLDSLVTRGSFPALMLAPVNFDALYAQELQRMQADGETPTVQ from the coding sequence ATGACTGACCAACAGAACACTGCAGCTAGCGAAGAAGATACCGCACCGCAATTCTCCTTGCAGCGCATCTACGTACGTGACTTGTCCTTCGAAGCCCCGAAAAGCCCGGCGATCTTCCGCCAGCAGTGGGAACCGAGCGTCGGTCTGGATCTGAACACCCGTCAAAAGGCGCTGGAAGGCGACTTCCACGAAGTCGTGCTGACGTTGTCCGTTACCGTGAAAAACGGCGACGAAGTGGCGTTCATCGCTGAAGTGCAACAGGCCGGGATCTTCCTGATCAAGAACCTGGACGACGCTTCGATGAGCCACACCCTCGGCGCGTTCTGCCCGAACATCCTGTTCCCGTACGCTCGCGAAACCCTGGACAGCCTGGTCACCCGCGGTTCGTTCCCGGCCCTGATGCTGGCCCCGGTGAACTTCGACGCGCTGTACGCACAGGAGCTGCAACGCATGCAGGCGGATGGCGAGACTCCAACCGTTCAATAA
- the ntrC gene encoding nitrogen regulation protein NR(I) — protein sequence MSRSETVWIVDDDRSIRWVLEKALQQEGMTTQSFDSADGVMSRLARQQPDVIISDIRMPGASGLDLLARIREQHPRLPVIIMTAHSDLDSAVASYQGGAFEYLPKPFDVDEAVSLVKRANQHAQEQQGLEVPVALTRTPEIIGEAPAMQEVFRAIGRLSHSNITVLINGESGTGKELVAHALHRHSPRAASPFIALNMAAIPKDLMESELFGHEKGAFTGAANLRRGRFEQADGGTLFLDEIGDMPADTQTRLLRVLADGEFYRVGGHTPVKVDVRIIAATHQNLETLVHAGKFREDLFHRLNVIRIHIPRLSDRREDIPTLAKHFLSRAAQELAVEPKLLKSETEEYLKNLPWGGNVRQLENTCRWITVMASGREVHISDLPPELLNLPQDSAPVTNWEQALRQWADQALARGQSSLLDSAVPAFERIMIETALKHTAGRRRDAAVLLGWGRNTLTRKIKELGMKVDGGDDDEAEEG from the coding sequence ATGAGCCGTAGTGAAACCGTGTGGATCGTCGATGACGACCGTTCTATCCGTTGGGTCCTGGAAAAGGCCTTGCAGCAAGAAGGCATGACCACGCAAAGCTTCGACAGCGCCGATGGCGTGATGAGCCGCCTGGCGCGCCAGCAGCCGGACGTGATCATCTCCGACATCCGCATGCCGGGTGCCAGTGGCCTGGACCTCCTGGCGCGGATTCGCGAACAACACCCACGGCTGCCGGTCATCATCATGACCGCCCACTCCGACCTCGACAGCGCCGTTGCCTCGTATCAGGGCGGCGCGTTCGAATACCTGCCCAAGCCGTTCGATGTCGATGAAGCAGTGTCCCTGGTCAAGCGCGCCAACCAGCACGCTCAGGAACAACAAGGCCTGGAAGTCCCGGTCGCGCTGACCCGCACCCCGGAAATCATCGGCGAAGCGCCGGCGATGCAGGAAGTGTTTCGCGCCATCGGGCGCTTGAGCCACTCCAACATCACCGTGTTGATCAACGGCGAATCCGGCACCGGTAAAGAATTGGTGGCCCACGCCCTGCACCGCCACAGCCCACGGGCGGCGTCGCCATTCATTGCGTTGAACATGGCGGCGATCCCCAAAGACCTGATGGAATCCGAGCTGTTCGGCCATGAGAAAGGCGCGTTCACTGGCGCGGCCAACCTGCGTCGCGGGCGTTTCGAGCAGGCGGACGGCGGCACGCTGTTCCTCGATGAAATCGGCGACATGCCGGCGGACACCCAGACCCGTTTGCTGCGGGTATTGGCCGATGGCGAGTTCTATCGCGTCGGCGGTCATACGCCGGTGAAGGTCGATGTGCGCATCATCGCTGCGACCCACCAGAACCTGGAAACCCTGGTGCATGCCGGGAAATTCCGTGAGGACTTGTTCCACCGCCTCAACGTGATCCGCATTCATATTCCACGGCTGTCGGACCGTCGCGAAGACATCCCGACCCTGGCCAAGCACTTCCTCAGCCGCGCCGCGCAAGAACTGGCGGTGGAACCGAAGCTGCTGAAAAGCGAAACCGAGGAATACCTGAAAAACCTGCCATGGGGCGGCAACGTGCGGCAGCTGGAGAACACTTGCCGCTGGATCACTGTGATGGCTTCCGGGCGCGAAGTGCACATCAGCGACCTGCCGCCAGAGTTGCTAAACCTGCCGCAGGACTCGGCGCCAGTGACCAACTGGGAGCAGGCGCTGCGTCAGTGGGCCGATCAAGCGTTGGCTCGCGGCCAGTCGAGCCTGCTCGACAGCGCCGTGCCGGCGTTCGAGCGGATCATGATCGAAACCGCCCTCAAACACACCGCCGGCCGCCGCCGCGATGCCGCGGTTTTGCTGGGCTGGGGGCGTAATACCCTGACGCGCAAGATCAAGGAATTGGGGATGAAGGTCGATGGTGGGGATGATGATGAGGCGGAAGAGGGTTAA
- the gpmI gene encoding 2,3-bisphosphoglycerate-independent phosphoglycerate mutase — protein sequence MTTTPKPLVLIILDGFGHSESHEANAVYSARKPVLDRLSATVPNGLISGSGMDVGLPDGQMGNSEVGHMNLGAGRVVYQDFTRVTKSIRDGEFFENPTICAAVDKAVAAGKAVHFMGLLSEGGVHSHQDHLVAMAELAFKRGAEKIYLHAFLDGRDTPPKSAQSSIELLDATFQALGKGRIASIVGRYFAMDRDNRWDRVAQAYNLIVDGKGEFNAATAQEGLEAAYERGESDEFVKATSIGEPVKVEDGDAVVFMNFRADRARELTRVFVEDGFKEFERARQPKLAGFVMLTQYAASIPAPSAFAAGSLENVLGDYLAKNGKTQLRIAETEKYAHVTFFFSGGREEPFPGEERILIPSPKVATYDLQPEMSAPEVTDRIVDAIDNQRYDVIVVNYANGDMVGHSGNLEAAVKAVECLDLCVGRIVDALDKVGGEALITADHGNCEKMSDEETHQAHTAHTTEPVPFIYVGKRDFKVRDGGVLADVAPTMLMLMGLEKPAEMTGTSILV from the coding sequence ATGACTACCACGCCTAAACCTTTGGTCCTGATTATTCTCGATGGCTTCGGTCACAGTGAGAGCCACGAAGCCAACGCTGTGTACTCGGCCAGGAAGCCCGTACTCGACCGTCTGTCGGCCACCGTGCCCAACGGCCTGATCTCGGGTAGCGGCATGGACGTCGGCTTGCCCGACGGCCAGATGGGCAACTCCGAAGTCGGCCACATGAACCTCGGGGCCGGCCGCGTGGTGTATCAGGACTTCACCCGCGTGACCAAATCGATCCGCGACGGCGAGTTCTTCGAGAACCCGACCATCTGCGCCGCCGTGGATAAAGCCGTCGCTGCCGGTAAAGCCGTGCATTTCATGGGCCTGCTGTCCGAGGGCGGCGTGCACAGCCACCAGGATCACCTGGTCGCCATGGCCGAACTGGCCTTCAAGCGCGGCGCGGAAAAAATCTACCTGCACGCCTTCCTCGACGGTCGCGACACGCCGCCGAAAAGCGCCCAGTCGTCCATCGAATTGCTCGACGCGACCTTCCAGGCCCTCGGCAAAGGCCGGATCGCCAGCATCGTCGGCCGTTATTTCGCCATGGACCGCGACAACCGTTGGGACCGCGTGGCTCAGGCCTACAACCTGATTGTCGACGGCAAGGGCGAATTCAACGCCGCCACCGCCCAGGAAGGCCTGGAAGCAGCTTATGAGCGTGGCGAGAGCGACGAATTCGTCAAAGCCACCTCCATCGGCGAGCCGGTGAAAGTCGAAGACGGCGACGCCGTGGTGTTCATGAACTTCCGCGCCGACCGCGCCCGTGAGCTGACTCGCGTGTTCGTCGAAGACGGTTTCAAAGAGTTCGAACGCGCGCGCCAGCCGAAACTGGCCGGCTTCGTCATGCTGACCCAATATGCTGCGAGCATTCCCGCACCTTCGGCCTTCGCCGCCGGCAGCCTGGAAAACGTGCTGGGCGACTACTTGGCGAAAAACGGCAAGACCCAGCTGCGCATCGCCGAAACCGAAAAATATGCCCACGTGACCTTCTTCTTCTCCGGCGGTCGCGAAGAACCGTTCCCGGGCGAAGAACGCATCCTGATCCCGTCGCCAAAAGTAGCCACTTACGACTTGCAGCCAGAGATGAGCGCGCCGGAAGTTACCGACCGCATCGTCGATGCCATCGACAACCAGCGTTATGACGTGATCGTGGTCAACTACGCCAACGGCGACATGGTCGGCCACAGCGGCAACCTTGAAGCTGCGGTGAAAGCCGTTGAATGCCTGGACCTGTGCGTCGGCCGCATCGTCGATGCCCTGGATAAAGTCGGTGGCGAAGCGTTGATCACCGCTGACCACGGCAACTGCGAGAAAATGTCCGACGAAGAAACTCACCAGGCCCACACCGCTCACACCACCGAGCCGGTGCCGTTCATTTATGTCGGCAAACGTGACTTCAAGGTGCGCGATGGCGGCGTGCTCGCGGACGTGGCGCCGACCATGCTGATGTTGATGGGCCTTGAGAAGCCGGCCGAAATGACTGGCACTTCGATACTGGTCTGA
- the glnL gene encoding nitrogen regulation protein NR(II), producing the protein MTISDALHRLLLDNLTTATILLDAELRLEYMNPAAEMLLAISGQRSHGQFISELFTESTEALNSLRQAVEQAHPFTKREAMLTALTGQTLTVDYAVTPILSNGDTMLLLEVHPRDRLLRITKEEAQLSKQETSKMLVRGLAHEIKNPLGGIRGAAQLLARELPEESLRDYTNVIIEEADRLRNLVDRMLGSNKLPSLAMCNIHEVLERVSHLVEAESQGCITLVRDYDPSIPDVLIDREQMIQAVLNIVRNAMQAISSQNELRLGRISLRTRAMRQFTIGHVRHRLVTKIEIIDNGPGIPADLQETIFFPMVSGRPDGTGLGLAITQNIISQHQGLIECDSHPGHTTFSIFLPLEQGATST; encoded by the coding sequence ATGACCATTAGCGACGCACTGCATCGACTATTACTCGACAACCTGACCACCGCCACCATCCTGCTCGACGCCGAACTGCGCCTCGAGTACATGAACCCGGCGGCGGAGATGCTCCTGGCCATCAGCGGCCAGCGCAGCCATGGGCAGTTCATCAGTGAGTTGTTCACCGAATCCACCGAAGCGCTGAATTCCCTGCGCCAGGCCGTCGAGCAGGCGCACCCGTTCACCAAGCGCGAAGCGATGCTCACCGCCCTCACCGGCCAGACCCTGACCGTCGACTACGCGGTCACGCCAATCCTCAGCAACGGCGACACGATGCTGCTGCTGGAAGTGCATCCCCGTGACCGCTTGCTGCGGATCACCAAGGAAGAGGCGCAACTGTCCAAGCAGGAAACCAGCAAGATGCTGGTGCGCGGGCTCGCTCATGAGATCAAGAACCCGCTGGGTGGGATTCGCGGCGCCGCGCAGTTGCTTGCCCGGGAACTGCCGGAAGAAAGCCTGCGCGATTACACCAACGTGATCATCGAAGAAGCCGACCGTCTGCGCAACCTGGTGGACCGCATGCTCGGCTCGAACAAGCTGCCGTCCCTGGCCATGTGCAACATTCACGAAGTGCTGGAGCGCGTCAGCCATTTGGTCGAGGCCGAAAGCCAGGGCTGCATCACCTTGGTGCGCGACTACGACCCAAGCATTCCCGACGTCCTGATCGACCGCGAACAGATGATTCAGGCCGTCCTTAATATCGTGCGCAACGCGATGCAGGCCATCAGCAGCCAGAACGAGCTGCGCCTGGGCCGCATCAGTCTGCGCACCCGTGCCATGCGCCAGTTCACCATCGGCCACGTGCGCCATCGCCTGGTGACCAAGATCGAGATCATCGACAACGGCCCGGGCATCCCTGCGGATTTGCAGGAAACCATCTTCTTTCCCATGGTCAGCGGCCGCCCGGACGGTACCGGGCTGGGCCTGGCCATTACCCAGAACATCATCAGCCAGCACCAGGGCCTGATCGAGTGTGACAGCCACCCAGGCCACACCACGTTCTCGATCTTTCTGCCACTGGAACAAGGAGCCACATCGACATGA
- a CDS encoding tRNA (cytidine(34)-2'-O)-methyltransferase, whose protein sequence is MFHVILFQPEIPPNTGNVIRLCANSGCHLHLIEPLGFEMDDKRLRRAGLDYHEYATLQRHADLASCLESLGHPRLFAFTTKGSRPFHDASFAEGDAFLFGPESRGLPAEVLDALPGEQRLRLPMREGCRSLNLSNTVAVAVYEGWRQLGFK, encoded by the coding sequence ATGTTTCACGTCATCCTTTTCCAACCAGAAATTCCGCCGAATACTGGCAACGTTATCAGGCTGTGCGCCAACAGTGGCTGCCACCTGCATTTGATCGAGCCGCTGGGCTTCGAGATGGACGACAAGCGCCTGCGCCGGGCCGGCCTCGATTACCACGAGTACGCCACCCTGCAACGCCACGCCGACCTCGCCAGTTGCCTGGAAAGCCTCGGCCATCCACGGCTGTTCGCGTTTACCACCAAGGGCTCGCGACCGTTCCATGATGCCAGCTTCGCCGAGGGTGACGCCTTCCTGTTCGGCCCGGAAAGCCGTGGCCTGCCCGCCGAAGTGCTCGATGCCCTGCCCGGCGAACAACGCCTGCGCCTGCCGATGCGCGAAGGCTGTCGCAGCCTGAACCTGTCGAATACCGTGGCCGTCGCGGTGTACGAAGGCTGGCGTCAGCTCGGGTTCAAGTAA
- a CDS encoding S41 family peptidase, with amino-acid sequence MLHLSRLTSLALTIALVIGAPLAFAAQPAPATAPAPAPAGTAATTKAPLPLDELRTFAEVMDRIKAAYVEPVDDKTLLENAIKGMLSNLDPHSAYLGPEDFAELQESTSGEFGGLGIEVGAEDGFIKVVSPIDDTPASKAGIQAGDFIVKINGAPTRGQSMTEAVDKMRGKIGQKITLTLVRDGGTPFDVVLTRATIQVKSVKAQLLESGYGYIRITQFQVKTGEEVSKALAKLRKDNGKKLNGIILDLRNNPGGVLQAAVEVVDHFITKGLIVYTKGRIANSELRFSATGKDESEAVPMVALINGGSASASEIVAGALQDQKRAVVMGTTSFGKGSVQTVLPLNNDRALKITTALYYTPNGRSIQAQGIVPDIEVRKAKITNEQDGEYFKEADLQGHLGNGNGGADKPTSSSKAKAMPQDDDYQLAQALSLLKGLSITSGR; translated from the coding sequence ATGCTGCATTTGTCCCGCCTTACCTCGCTGGCCCTGACGATCGCCCTGGTGATCGGCGCGCCTCTGGCGTTTGCCGCTCAGCCTGCCCCGGCAACTGCGCCAGCTCCTGCACCTGCGGGCACGGCTGCGACCACCAAGGCGCCATTGCCTCTGGACGAGTTGCGCACCTTTGCCGAGGTCATGGACCGGATCAAGGCTGCCTATGTCGAACCGGTCGATGACAAGACGCTGCTGGAAAATGCCATCAAGGGCATGCTCAGCAACCTCGACCCGCACTCCGCCTACCTGGGCCCGGAAGATTTCGCCGAGCTGCAGGAAAGCACCAGCGGCGAATTCGGTGGCCTGGGCATCGAAGTCGGTGCCGAAGACGGTTTCATCAAAGTGGTGTCGCCGATCGATGACACCCCGGCCTCCAAGGCTGGCATCCAGGCTGGCGACTTCATCGTCAAGATCAACGGCGCTCCGACTCGCGGCCAGAGCATGACCGAAGCCGTGGACAAGATGCGCGGCAAGATCGGCCAGAAAATCACCCTGACCCTGGTCCGTGATGGCGGCACACCCTTCGATGTCGTGCTGACCCGCGCCACCATCCAGGTCAAGAGCGTCAAGGCACAGCTGCTGGAATCCGGCTACGGCTACATCCGCATCACCCAGTTCCAGGTCAAGACTGGCGAAGAGGTCTCCAAGGCCCTGGCCAAATTGCGCAAGGACAACGGCAAGAAGCTCAACGGCATCATCCTTGACCTGCGTAACAACCCGGGTGGCGTGCTGCAAGCAGCGGTGGAAGTGGTCGACCACTTCATCACCAAAGGCCTGATCGTCTACACCAAAGGCCGCATCGCCAACTCCGAGCTGCGCTTCTCCGCCACCGGCAAGGACGAAAGTGAAGCCGTGCCGATGGTCGCACTGATCAACGGCGGCAGCGCCTCGGCCTCGGAAATCGTCGCCGGCGCCTTGCAGGATCAGAAACGCGCTGTGGTCATGGGCACCACCAGTTTCGGCAAAGGCTCGGTACAAACCGTGCTGCCGCTGAACAACGATCGCGCCCTGAAGATCACCACGGCACTGTATTACACGCCGAACGGTCGCTCGATCCAGGCCCAAGGCATCGTCCCGGACATCGAAGTACGCAAGGCCAAGATCACCAACGAGCAGGACGGCGAGTACTTCAAGGAAGCCGATCTGCAAGGTCACCTGGGCAATGGCAACGGCGGCGCCGACAAGCCGACCTCCAGCAGCAAAGCCAAGGCG
- a CDS encoding murein hydrolase activator EnvC family protein, with translation MLRVLIALALTCLLQPAFADERAQTQQQLDATRQDIAELKKLLGKLQEEKSGVQKDLKGTETEMGKLEKQVDALQKELKKSESELQRLDGEKKKLQSARIEQQRLIAIQARAAYQNGRQEYLKLLLNQQNPEKFARTLTYYDYLSQARLEQLKNFNETLRQLANVEKDISMQQAQLLVQKSSLDSQRDELDKVRQERQKVLAKLNDDVKARDQKLATREQDQADLSKVLKTIEETLTRQAREAEEARQKALIAQQEAEKKRLREAQEQADANTDAPRKPPKSTPGALVSSSGETFGGAFATARGKLPWPVDGRLLARFGESRGDDARTKWDGVMISASAGSQVHAVHGGRVVFADWLRGAGLLVILDHGNGFLSLYGHNQTLLKSAGDVVKAGESISTVGNSGGQDTPALYFAIRQQGHPSDPAQWCRAQG, from the coding sequence ATGCTTCGCGTCCTGATAGCCCTTGCTCTGACTTGCCTGCTCCAACCGGCCTTCGCTGACGAGCGCGCGCAAACCCAACAACAGTTGGACGCCACGCGTCAGGACATTGCCGAGCTGAAAAAACTGCTGGGCAAGCTCCAGGAAGAAAAATCCGGTGTGCAAAAGGATCTCAAGGGCACCGAGACCGAGATGGGCAAGCTGGAGAAGCAGGTCGACGCTCTGCAAAAAGAGCTGAAGAAAAGCGAATCCGAGCTGCAGCGACTCGATGGTGAGAAAAAAAAACTCCAGAGCGCGCGCATTGAACAGCAACGACTGATCGCCATCCAGGCCCGTGCGGCCTATCAGAATGGCCGTCAGGAGTACCTGAAACTGCTGCTCAACCAGCAGAACCCGGAAAAATTCGCCCGCACCCTCACCTATTACGACTACCTGAGCCAGGCCCGCCTGGAGCAGCTGAAGAATTTCAACGAAACCCTGCGCCAGCTCGCCAATGTCGAAAAAGACATCTCCATGCAACAGGCGCAGTTGCTGGTGCAGAAAAGCAGCCTCGACAGCCAGCGCGACGAACTCGATAAAGTCCGCCAGGAGCGGCAAAAAGTCCTGGCCAAGCTCAACGACGACGTAAAGGCGCGCGATCAGAAGCTCGCCACCCGCGAGCAGGATCAGGCCGACCTGTCTAAAGTCCTTAAAACCATCGAAGAAACCCTGACCCGTCAGGCCCGTGAGGCAGAAGAAGCGCGGCAAAAAGCGCTGATCGCCCAGCAGGAAGCCGAAAAAAAGCGTTTACGTGAGGCTCAGGAACAGGCCGACGCCAACACTGATGCCCCACGCAAACCGCCTAAATCGACACCCGGCGCCCTGGTTTCAAGTTCAGGCGAGACCTTCGGCGGCGCATTTGCTACAGCTCGCGGCAAACTTCCATGGCCGGTTGATGGTCGACTGTTGGCGCGCTTCGGCGAAAGCCGCGGCGATGATGCCCGGACCAAGTGGGATGGGGTGATGATCAGCGCCTCTGCCGGCAGCCAGGTGCATGCCGTGCACGGCGGTCGCGTGGTGTTCGCCGATTGGTTGCGCGGTGCCGGGCTGCTGGTGATTCTGGACCACGGCAACGGTTTCTTGAGTCTTTATGGTCACAACCAGACGCTGCTCAAGTCTGCGGGTGATGTGGTTAAAGCCGGTGAGTCCATCTCCACTGTCGGTAACAGTGGCGGGCAGGACACACCAGCGCTGTATTTCGCAATTCGTCAGCAGGGTCACCCGAGTGATCCGGCGCAATGGTGCCGCGCGCAAGGATAG